A single region of the bacterium genome encodes:
- a CDS encoding VOC family protein produces MNERLTPQGGFCWEELQSADLPAAVPFYQDLIGWATRDWPLPGGGVYTLFGPEGAYVAGAQPHSRQETGEWTGWLCYVNVADVDGTARRAVELGGSVVMPPHDIPEVGRSAVLKDPEGVLFAAMRFLKPSTEPEQHLGAFCWRELMTRDPARAVAFYSALLGWTTKSMPVAGMGEYTLFLAGETQVGGMMALTPEMGPAPAMWTPYVSLPDVDAAAARVEALGGGLCVPPMDVPGVGRFCTVTDPAGAALALITFK; encoded by the coding sequence ATGAACGAGCGTCTGACACCGCAGGGCGGATTCTGCTGGGAGGAACTGCAGAGTGCGGACCTGCCCGCCGCCGTGCCCTTCTACCAGGACTTGATCGGTTGGGCCACGCGGGACTGGCCGCTGCCGGGCGGCGGCGTCTACACCCTCTTCGGTCCCGAGGGGGCCTACGTCGCCGGCGCCCAGCCCCATTCGCGGCAGGAGACCGGCGAGTGGACCGGCTGGCTCTGCTATGTCAACGTGGCGGATGTGGACGGGACCGCCCGCCGCGCCGTGGAGCTGGGGGGATCCGTGGTGATGCCGCCCCACGATATCCCGGAGGTGGGTCGCAGCGCGGTGCTGAAGGATCCGGAGGGCGTCCTCTTCGCCGCCATGCGCTTCCTGAAGCCGTCCACCGAACCGGAACAGCACCTGGGCGCATTCTGCTGGCGGGAATTGATGACGCGCGATCCGGCGCGGGCCGTCGCCTTCTACTCCGCGCTGCTGGGCTGGACCACGAAATCCATGCCCGTGGCCGGGATGGGCGAATACACCCTTTTCCTGGCCGGCGAGACCCAGGTGGGAGGCATGATGGCCCTGACGCCGGAGATGGGTCCGGCTCCCGCCATGTGGACGCCTTATGTCTCGTTGCCCGACGTGGACGCCGCGGCGGCGCGGGTGGAGGCCCTGGGCGGCGGGCTCTGCGTGCCGCCCATGGACGTGCCGGGCGTGGGCCGCTTCTGCACGGTGACAGATCCGGCCGGGGCGGCGCTGGCGCTCATCACATTCAAGTAG
- a CDS encoding DEAD/DEAH box helicase family protein, with protein sequence MALHPAFPVSPFAVLDPEHRWFPAAEDLRTASMGKLLPPLVSQIRREVKAWRETGYPGASPTSAALLNWWFGRDHQIELVDGSLKEFHYYFAQREAVESVIWLHEVRQVHDTFDLLRFDATGQVSAGMFDEDWPRYVIKMATGAGKTKVLSLLIAWSYFHKLYESDSRLSRNFLVIAPNIIVLDRLRVDFDGHRIFFTDPILPDNGHEGRAWRDDFQLTLHIQDDVRVVRDVGNLFLTNIHRVYLSDVPEPSLDDDDLRDYFLAPFGDRPTGKTTDSRADLGEIVRDIDELAIFNDEAHHIHDPRMAWFKSLQDIHHQLLQRDRRLALQVDVTATPKHDNGSLFVQTVSDYPLVEAIHQGVVKHPVLPDAASRDRLQEVPSAIFSEKYVDFLRLGIEEWRKSREEHERLGKKAVLFVMVDDTRNCDEVGEELQKLCPELQGAVLVIHTKKNGEISEASSGRDKDELDKLRRESRNIDSWESPYRAIVSVLMLKEGWDVRNVTTIVGLRAYSSKSNILPEQTLGRGLRCMYPGTGMRETVSVMGTPAFMEFVESIQSEGVTFERVPMGEDVERKDSLLVEVENESSTKDLETLDIDLPRLSRRFQRDYRDLEELEPTALPAASFPLKPFSADELRMIVFKTLLDGEIDHTITLDGLGVADYRSVVGFFARSLLNDLRLVGGYDILFGKLKQYLRDSLFATAPVELEDPVVLRNLAEPEVVKRVLEIFRAAINALTVRDQGNCRIEDRLRLRQVRPFRTDWRPHLTPRKSLFNRIVGEAHAEGLELAFARFLDEAPDVVAFAKNYHAVGFKIDYVKSDGDISAYLPDFLVKTVDGTVWIVETKGREELELPRKMTRLAQWCADASVAETDGRRYDFVYVDEEGFTKHRPTTFAALAAGFREYKDLP encoded by the coding sequence ATGGCACTACATCCTGCATTTCCTGTTTCCCCCTTTGCCGTGCTGGATCCAGAACACCGCTGGTTTCCTGCAGCGGAGGATCTGCGCACCGCGTCCATGGGCAAGCTGCTGCCACCCTTGGTCAGCCAGATCCGCCGTGAGGTGAAAGCCTGGAGGGAAACCGGCTATCCTGGCGCGTCCCCGACGTCAGCCGCCCTGTTGAACTGGTGGTTCGGTCGGGACCATCAGATCGAGCTGGTCGACGGGAGCCTGAAGGAGTTCCACTACTACTTCGCTCAGCGGGAGGCGGTGGAGTCCGTCATCTGGCTCCACGAGGTCCGGCAGGTGCATGACACGTTCGACCTCTTGCGCTTCGACGCCACCGGACAGGTATCGGCCGGCATGTTCGACGAGGACTGGCCGCGCTATGTCATCAAGATGGCCACGGGCGCCGGCAAGACGAAAGTGTTGTCCCTGCTGATCGCCTGGAGCTACTTCCACAAGCTCTACGAGTCCGACTCCCGCCTGTCGCGCAATTTCCTCGTGATCGCGCCAAACATCATCGTCCTGGACAGACTGCGCGTGGACTTCGACGGCCACCGCATCTTCTTCACGGATCCCATTCTGCCCGACAACGGCCACGAGGGTCGTGCCTGGCGCGACGACTTCCAGTTGACCCTGCACATCCAGGACGACGTGCGCGTCGTGCGCGACGTGGGCAACCTCTTTTTGACCAACATCCACCGGGTCTACCTGTCCGATGTACCGGAGCCATCGCTGGATGACGATGACCTCCGCGACTACTTCCTCGCTCCTTTTGGCGATCGGCCGACGGGCAAGACCACGGACAGCCGCGCGGATTTGGGCGAGATCGTCCGCGACATCGACGAACTGGCCATCTTCAACGACGAGGCACACCACATCCACGACCCGCGGATGGCCTGGTTCAAGAGCCTGCAGGACATCCACCACCAACTCCTGCAGCGGGACCGCCGCCTGGCCTTGCAGGTGGACGTCACCGCCACGCCCAAGCACGACAACGGCAGTCTTTTCGTGCAGACCGTCTCCGACTATCCTTTGGTGGAGGCCATCCACCAGGGCGTGGTCAAGCATCCCGTCCTACCTGACGCCGCCAGCCGCGACCGCCTGCAAGAGGTGCCCAGCGCCATCTTCTCCGAGAAGTATGTCGACTTCCTGCGCCTTGGCATCGAGGAGTGGCGCAAGAGCCGGGAAGAGCATGAGCGGCTTGGCAAGAAGGCCGTCCTTTTCGTGATGGTGGACGACACGAGGAATTGTGACGAGGTGGGCGAGGAGCTGCAGAAGCTCTGCCCCGAACTGCAGGGCGCCGTGCTTGTCATCCACACCAAGAAGAACGGCGAGATCTCAGAGGCCTCCAGCGGCCGGGACAAGGACGAGCTGGACAAGCTGCGGCGGGAGTCCCGCAACATCGATTCCTGGGAGAGCCCCTATCGGGCAATCGTCTCCGTGCTGATGCTCAAGGAAGGCTGGGACGTGCGCAACGTGACCACCATCGTCGGGTTGCGCGCCTACTCCTCCAAGTCCAACATCCTGCCCGAGCAGACGCTGGGCCGCGGCCTGCGCTGCATGTATCCCGGCACCGGGATGCGGGAGACCGTTTCCGTGATGGGCACGCCGGCTTTCATGGAATTCGTGGAGTCGATCCAGAGCGAAGGCGTCACCTTCGAGCGCGTGCCCATGGGCGAGGACGTGGAGCGCAAGGACTCGCTGCTGGTGGAGGTCGAGAACGAGTCGTCCACCAAGGATCTCGAGACCCTGGACATTGATCTGCCCCGCCTGAGCCGTCGCTTCCAGCGCGACTACCGCGACCTGGAGGAGCTGGAACCGACCGCGCTGCCCGCCGCCAGCTTTCCCCTGAAGCCATTCTCGGCGGACGAGTTGCGCATGATCGTCTTCAAGACCCTGCTGGACGGAGAGATCGATCACACGATCACCCTGGACGGCCTGGGCGTGGCAGACTACCGCTCCGTGGTGGGCTTTTTCGCGCGCTCCCTGCTGAACGACCTGCGCCTCGTGGGCGGCTACGACATCCTCTTCGGCAAGCTCAAACAGTACCTCCGCGACAGTCTCTTCGCCACCGCTCCGGTGGAGCTGGAGGACCCGGTGGTGCTGCGCAACCTGGCCGAGCCGGAGGTGGTCAAGCGCGTCCTGGAAATCTTCCGCGCCGCCATCAACGCCCTCACTGTGCGCGACCAGGGCAACTGCCGCATCGAGGATCGCCTGCGCCTGCGTCAAGTCCGACCCTTCCGCACGGACTGGCGCCCACACCTGACGCCGCGCAAGTCGCTCTTCAACCGTATCGTCGGCGAGGCGCACGCCGAGGGCCTGGAGTTGGCCTTCGCCCGCTTTCTGGACGAGGCCCCCGACGTGGTCGCCTTCGCCAAGAACTATCACGCCGTCGGTTTCAAGATTGACTACGTGAAGAGCGACGGCGACATCTCCGCCTACCTGCCGGACTTCCTGGTGAAGACGGTGGACGGCACGGTCTGGATCGTGGAGACCAAGGGCCGCGAGGAGCTGGAGCTGCCGCGTAAAATGACTCGCCTGGCCCAGTGGTGCGCCGACGCCAGCGTCGCCGAAACAGATGGACGCCGCTACGACTTCGTCTACGTTGACGAGGAGGGCTTCACGAAGCACAGGCCCACCACCTTTGCCGCGCTGGCGGCGGGATTCCGGGAGTACAAGGATCTGCCATGA
- a CDS encoding putative DNA binding domain-containing protein codes for MTSTQLHDLLKKLLVDWEGECVEFKRTMEDSNAARMGEYFSALSNEANLRSRESAWLVLGVDNKTKAVVGTVYRRDHAYLHTLKHSMKQGSGFTFREIHELQTDKGRVLLFEIPPAPRGIPVPWNGHYYARSGESLVALDIAKLDEIRRQAASEDWSAAVCERATLDDLDPAALEKARSVFLTKHGVLGGGNLPDDEIRGWSNLEFLNRARLTIDGRLTRATLILLGNPQSTHHLSPYVAEMTWKLEGEQQDYEHFAPPFLLSTSRLFQRIRNLRLSLLPAGQLVPVDVLKYDQQIVLEALHNCIAHQDYHSCARVVVIERPGELVFVNAGSFFDGQPLDYVLGDRVPQRYRNRFLAEAMGQLRMVDRMGLGIQQLLFLKQAQRRLPLPDYDLSDPANVKLTLPGRFIDENYSRALLVNGDFSLKEILALDRVQKRLPIDDATLRDLRRKGLVEGRKPALHVSAGVAAATGNRANYILTKRQDDAHYQRLILDFIEQFRAASRDELRTMLAGKWPEILSEKQREDKLHNLLTALKRMGKIERVGGYQSAKWRLASRLNPTDRH; via the coding sequence ATGACGTCGACCCAGCTCCATGATTTGCTTAAGAAGCTCCTGGTCGATTGGGAGGGCGAGTGTGTGGAGTTCAAGCGAACTATGGAGGACTCCAACGCGGCGCGGATGGGCGAGTACTTCTCGGCGCTAAGCAACGAGGCCAACTTGAGGAGCCGGGAGTCAGCGTGGCTGGTCCTGGGCGTGGACAACAAGACCAAAGCGGTCGTCGGCACAGTTTACCGCCGCGACCACGCGTACTTGCACACTCTCAAGCACTCCATGAAGCAGGGATCCGGTTTCACGTTTCGCGAGATTCATGAGTTGCAGACTGACAAGGGTCGGGTCTTGCTCTTCGAGATTCCACCCGCGCCTCGTGGCATTCCAGTCCCGTGGAATGGGCACTACTATGCCAGAAGTGGCGAGAGCCTTGTGGCCTTGGATATCGCCAAGCTCGACGAGATTCGTAGGCAGGCGGCTTCCGAGGATTGGTCGGCCGCGGTCTGTGAGCGGGCCACATTAGATGATCTTGATCCCGCTGCGCTGGAGAAGGCTCGCAGTGTGTTCCTAACCAAGCATGGCGTGCTGGGTGGAGGAAACCTACCGGACGATGAGATCCGTGGCTGGAGCAATCTGGAGTTCTTGAACCGCGCGCGGCTGACGATTGATGGCCGGTTGACGCGGGCAACCCTGATTCTACTGGGGAACCCGCAGTCAACACACCATTTGAGTCCTTACGTCGCCGAGATGACTTGGAAGTTGGAAGGCGAACAGCAGGACTACGAGCACTTCGCTCCGCCCTTCCTGCTCAGTACCTCCCGCTTGTTCCAGCGTATTCGCAACCTGCGTCTTTCCCTCTTGCCCGCGGGCCAGCTGGTCCCTGTTGACGTTCTTAAGTACGATCAGCAGATCGTTCTCGAGGCGCTGCACAACTGCATCGCACACCAAGACTATCACAGCTGCGCGCGGGTCGTGGTCATCGAGCGCCCAGGTGAACTTGTGTTTGTAAACGCGGGCTCCTTCTTCGATGGCCAGCCGCTGGACTATGTCCTTGGAGATCGAGTGCCGCAGCGCTACCGCAATCGTTTCTTGGCCGAGGCCATGGGTCAGCTCCGCATGGTGGATCGCATGGGTCTCGGCATTCAGCAGCTGCTTTTCCTCAAGCAGGCCCAGCGTCGGCTGCCGCTGCCGGATTATGACTTGAGCGACCCCGCCAACGTGAAGCTCACTCTGCCCGGACGCTTCATCGATGAGAACTACAGCCGCGCCTTGCTGGTCAACGGGGATTTTTCGCTGAAGGAGATCCTGGCCCTGGACCGCGTGCAGAAGCGGTTGCCCATTGACGACGCCACCTTGCGGGACCTGCGGCGGAAAGGCTTGGTGGAGGGGCGCAAGCCGGCTCTCCACGTGTCGGCCGGAGTCGCCGCCGCCACGGGGAACAGGGCCAACTACATCCTGACCAAGCGGCAGGATGACGCACACTATCAGCGTTTGATCCTCGACTTCATCGAGCAGTTCAGGGCAGCTAGTCGCGATGAGTTGCGCACCATGCTTGCTGGCAAGTGGCCCGAAATTCTCTCCGAGAAGCAACGTGAAGACAAGCTCCACAATCTCCTGACCGCCCTAAAACGCATGGGAAAAATCGAACGAGTCGGGGGCTACCAAAGCGCCAAGTGGAGGCTTGCGTCACGGTTGAACCCAACTGACAGGCATTGA
- a CDS encoding site-specific DNA-methyltransferase, whose protein sequence is MARIPTLDLSDSEKRDIIQLIQKDRPLPDKYRFLLFEDKRQVELVWNGKSREVCTTVLPFQSLEHIDEPRKEAPADPQFGLFDTRGRQVQGWTNKLIWGDNKLILSSLKGGALRRQIEEAGGLKLIYIDPPFDVGADFSVDIEIGGESYHKEANLLEQIAYRDTWGRGADSFIAMIYERLILMRDLLAEDGSIYVHCDWRVSGYLRLALEETFGRDAYRNEIVWQRTNAHNETGQYGRVHDTIHFASKSSVGYIWHPDLVSFSEEQLARYKQDDAGRYYTMQDMTAPRPNSNSGKFEWRGTLPSQTRGWGYTIDQLESWWAEGRIATKRDGTPRMDGLIVYLDDKAGQAPQTIWSDVSRVTNTGSERLGYPTQKPEALLERIIQASSNPGDLVADFFCGSGTTAAVAEKLGRKWLATDLGKFAIHTTRKRLIGVQRQLQAEGKGFRAFEILNLGRYERQAYIGLECGSSLPLSKRRQAVALQREREFRELILRAYQAEPLADQSFFHGKKAGRLVVTGPINLPVGRLFVEEVITECRKRGASRADILAFEFEMGLFPAALGEAKEKGIDLQPKYIPAEVFDKRAVDKGQVVFHDISFVEATPRYDPADKLVLRVELTDFSVYYTQAGLDEVTKELKEGKSQILCHEGQLWKVGKSKEGVVTRERLTKQWTDWIDYWAVDFNYMSRKEIIQVRKDEGVQEEKPLNSLLDESAVAPPLPLEDFEERWTGGYIFENEWQSFRTRRERNLELVSAPHRYHKPGRYTLAVKVIDIFGNDTMILVPVSVG, encoded by the coding sequence ATGGCCCGCATCCCCACCCTGGACTTGAGCGACAGCGAGAAGCGCGACATCATCCAGTTGATCCAGAAGGACCGGCCCCTGCCCGACAAGTACCGCTTCCTTCTCTTCGAGGACAAGCGGCAGGTGGAGCTGGTCTGGAACGGCAAGAGCCGCGAGGTCTGCACCACGGTGCTGCCCTTCCAGAGTCTGGAGCACATCGACGAGCCACGCAAGGAGGCGCCGGCCGATCCCCAGTTCGGCCTCTTCGACACCCGCGGCCGGCAGGTGCAGGGCTGGACCAACAAGCTCATCTGGGGCGACAACAAGCTCATCCTCTCCAGCCTGAAGGGCGGCGCGCTGCGCCGCCAGATCGAGGAGGCGGGCGGGCTGAAACTGATCTACATCGATCCGCCCTTCGACGTGGGCGCGGACTTCAGCGTGGACATCGAGATCGGCGGCGAGAGCTACCACAAGGAGGCCAACCTCCTGGAGCAGATCGCCTACCGCGACACCTGGGGACGCGGCGCGGACTCCTTCATCGCCATGATCTATGAGCGCTTGATCCTGATGCGTGATCTGCTGGCGGAAGATGGGAGCATCTATGTGCATTGTGATTGGCGGGTAAGTGGATACCTAAGGTTGGCATTGGAAGAAACGTTCGGCCGCGACGCGTACCGCAACGAGATCGTCTGGCAGCGAACAAATGCGCATAACGAAACTGGCCAGTATGGCCGCGTGCATGACACAATCCACTTCGCATCAAAGTCCTCCGTCGGCTACATCTGGCATCCGGACCTTGTGTCATTCTCTGAGGAACAACTGGCGCGCTATAAACAGGACGATGCTGGCCGCTACTACACGATGCAGGATATGACGGCACCACGCCCTAACAGCAATTCGGGAAAATTTGAGTGGCGCGGAACCCTCCCATCTCAAACACGAGGTTGGGGCTACACAATCGATCAACTTGAGTCGTGGTGGGCAGAAGGTCGAATCGCAACAAAGCGCGACGGCACACCAAGGATGGATGGTCTGATTGTTTATCTCGACGATAAGGCAGGCCAAGCTCCTCAAACGATTTGGTCGGATGTATCACGCGTGACAAACACAGGATCAGAACGACTTGGCTACCCAACTCAGAAGCCCGAAGCTTTGCTAGAACGCATCATCCAGGCCAGCAGCAACCCCGGCGACCTCGTCGCCGACTTCTTCTGCGGCAGCGGCACCACCGCCGCCGTGGCGGAAAAGCTGGGGCGCAAGTGGCTGGCCACGGACCTGGGCAAGTTCGCCATCCACACCACGCGCAAGCGCCTCATCGGCGTGCAGCGGCAGCTCCAGGCGGAAGGCAAGGGCTTCCGCGCCTTCGAGATCCTCAACTTGGGCCGCTACGAGCGCCAGGCTTATATCGGTTTGGAGTGCGGCAGCTCGCTGCCGCTTTCAAAGCGACGGCAAGCCGTCGCACTCCAAAGAGAACGCGAGTTCCGCGAGTTGATCCTGCGCGCCTACCAGGCCGAGCCCCTGGCCGACCAGAGCTTCTTCCACGGCAAGAAGGCCGGGCGCCTGGTGGTCACCGGCCCCATCAACCTGCCCGTCGGCCGCCTCTTCGTGGAGGAGGTGATCACGGAGTGCCGCAAGCGCGGCGCCAGCCGGGCGGACATCCTCGCCTTCGAGTTCGAGATGGGCCTCTTCCCCGCGGCGCTGGGCGAGGCCAAGGAGAAGGGCATCGATCTCCAGCCCAAGTACATCCCGGCGGAGGTCTTCGACAAGCGCGCCGTGGACAAGGGCCAGGTCGTCTTCCACGACATCAGTTTCGTGGAGGCCACGCCGCGTTACGACCCGGCGGACAAGCTCGTCCTGCGCGTGGAGCTGACGGACTTCTCCGTGTACTACACCCAGGCCGGCCTGGACGAGGTGACAAAGGAGCTGAAGGAGGGCAAGAGCCAGATCCTCTGCCACGAGGGCCAGCTCTGGAAGGTGGGCAAGAGCAAGGAGGGCGTCGTCACCCGCGAGCGCCTCACCAAGCAGTGGACAGACTGGATCGACTACTGGGCCGTGGACTTCAACTACATGAGCCGCAAGGAGATCATCCAGGTGCGCAAGGACGAGGGCGTGCAGGAGGAGAAGCCGCTGAACTCCTTGCTGGACGAGAGCGCGGTCGCCCCGCCCTTGCCCTTGGAGGACTTCGAAGAGCGCTGGACGGGCGGCTACATCTTCGAGAACGAGTGGCAAAGCTTCCGCACCCGCCGCGAGCGCAACCTGGAGCTGGTCAGCGCCCCGCATCGCTACCACAAGCCCGGGCGCTACACGCTGGCGGTCAAGGTCATCGACATCTTCGGCAACGACACCATGATCCTTGTGCCGGTCTCCGTCGGCTGA
- a CDS encoding T9SS type A sorting domain-containing protein, whose translation MRSLLPLFCLALSTLEVRATVPQRPEQLWEGPVVERPRREAGPAREMPAPLGPFCWLREYEQISDFLAVWQVGNPASPNYGGMIEAEAGPLGGVIQTDNTLEAIWVWSKRRAWTGRTDRDANIAAAWTYCTNYPAWAEEGAPGDNYYRAHNCAWALGACREYEAATGDTTRRAYARTCAAYIAQHPLPLPANASLNALVTGWCAGSLYEHAVAVGREDWRAAALEQGLDLLDWVEANPAQWLAWDEWAMSGGTILWGLCRSVFTEAPLYGQHWLPDHVFHVPDWTDWHNVAGYDWDSSWNVAYANGLFAVQDATGDPVSAERARRITEGLLSLDTDDDGGIMADSHDPDTEDMSWVTCYLARFGLARLIGQPPVRDAAPLRLHGLVDEEVVVQGQPWELAVIVANHGLEAAAGVTVSLEVDGVVSSGQVDLDFADLDTLVLATWTPVLQGRHRIRAWTSWTQDGNPANDTLAVDLIALSPPLTRRESSGDDGRLRVEQADWSFRVEAPATGPVRVVVYNLLGQQVLNEMRDAPSPGWLRLNLGPIGTGLPAGLYLARVETGGRGAVLRVRHLR comes from the coding sequence ATGAGATCCCTGTTGCCCCTCTTCTGCCTGGCGCTGTCCACCCTGGAGGTCCGGGCCACCGTTCCCCAGCGCCCGGAACAGCTCTGGGAGGGCCCTGTGGTCGAGCGCCCCCGGCGGGAGGCCGGCCCCGCCCGCGAGATGCCGGCGCCGCTGGGGCCTTTCTGCTGGCTGCGCGAATACGAGCAGATCAGCGACTTCCTGGCCGTCTGGCAGGTGGGCAACCCGGCCAGCCCCAACTACGGGGGCATGATCGAGGCGGAGGCGGGGCCGCTGGGCGGCGTCATCCAGACCGACAACACGCTGGAGGCGATCTGGGTGTGGTCCAAGCGCCGCGCCTGGACCGGCCGCACCGACCGCGACGCCAACATCGCCGCCGCCTGGACCTACTGCACGAACTACCCGGCCTGGGCCGAGGAGGGCGCGCCGGGCGACAATTACTACCGCGCCCACAACTGCGCCTGGGCCCTGGGCGCCTGCCGGGAGTACGAGGCGGCCACCGGTGACACGACGAGGCGGGCCTACGCCCGAACCTGCGCCGCCTACATCGCCCAGCATCCCCTGCCGCTGCCCGCCAACGCCAGCCTCAACGCCTTGGTGACGGGCTGGTGCGCGGGAAGCCTCTACGAGCACGCCGTGGCCGTGGGCCGGGAGGACTGGCGCGCGGCCGCCCTGGAACAGGGTCTGGACCTGCTGGACTGGGTGGAGGCCAACCCCGCCCAATGGCTGGCCTGGGACGAGTGGGCCATGAGCGGCGGCACCATCCTGTGGGGCCTGTGCCGCAGCGTCTTCACCGAGGCGCCGCTCTACGGCCAGCATTGGCTGCCGGACCATGTCTTTCACGTGCCGGATTGGACGGACTGGCACAACGTGGCGGGCTACGACTGGGACAGCAGCTGGAACGTGGCCTACGCCAACGGCCTCTTCGCCGTGCAGGACGCCACTGGCGACCCGGTGAGCGCGGAGCGGGCGCGGCGCATCACCGAGGGCCTGCTCTCCCTGGACACGGACGACGACGGCGGCATCATGGCGGACAGCCACGATCCCGACACAGAGGACATGAGCTGGGTGACCTGCTACCTGGCCCGCTTCGGGCTGGCCCGGCTCATCGGGCAGCCGCCGGTGCGGGATGCCGCCCCCCTGCGCCTGCACGGCCTGGTGGATGAAGAGGTGGTCGTGCAGGGACAGCCCTGGGAGCTGGCGGTGATCGTCGCCAACCACGGGCTGGAGGCGGCCGCCGGCGTCACAGTGAGCCTGGAGGTGGACGGCGTGGTGTCGTCGGGGCAGGTCGATCTGGACTTCGCCGACCTCGACACCCTCGTCCTGGCCACCTGGACCCCTGTCCTGCAAGGGCGACACCGCATCAGGGCCTGGACGTCCTGGACACAGGACGGAAACCCCGCCAATGACACGCTGGCCGTGGACCTGATCGCCCTCTCACCGCCCCTGACTCGCCGGGAGTCCAGCGGGGACGACGGCCGCCTGAGGGTAGAGCAGGCCGACTGGTCCTTCCGGGTGGAGGCCCCCGCCACCGGACCGGTGCGTGTCGTCGTCTACAACCTGCTGGGCCAGCAGGTCTTGAATGAAATGCGCGATGCGCCGAGCCCCGGCTGGCTGCGCCTCAACCTCGGGCCGATCGGGACGGGCCTGCCCGCGGGCCTTTACCTTGCACGCGTGGAGACCGGCGGACGCGGCGCTGTGCTGCGCGTGCGGCATCTGCGCTGA